TGCGTGTGCACTGCGATGAAAGCAAATGTGTTCATTATGGAAAATGTCTGCGTGTCTGCCCAATGAATGTGGAGGTCAATAAGGAATCCCGCAAACGAAAGAGAGGAACGGAGTGCATACTCTGTTATGAATGTACGAAGGTCTGTCCGACCAAAGCATTGCATTAAAAAATGGAGTTGGAGATATAGCTGC
The sequence above is drawn from the Coprococcus comes ATCC 27758 genome and encodes:
- a CDS encoding 4Fe-4S binding protein, which produces MNVEVNKESRKRKRGTECILCYECTKVCPTKALH